Proteins encoded within one genomic window of Empedobacter falsenii:
- a CDS encoding BamA/TamA family outer membrane protein yields MRFLVYIFLFFFQTILLFGQEKTYHFFRYNDDSKSYTKDFESKNLDSSLDSLQKTGYYTLTIDSIKNEKVYLNKGKLHQTIWVKNNELFENKNNYFPTNNLDSILNKIAKINTNQGYPFAQIKLVSNGFEENEQKIELVLDKGNQRKIDGVKLVGYEKLSKGYLRHGLNIKTGEVYNEQKLATISTLMQQTNYIAEAQLPQTLFKLDSTILYLYPRKVNSNYFDGVLGFGTDDNGDFRLNGNVQLSLNNVFNSLEEIRLNWIGTANKNTSLNIGVKVPYLFKSAIGSETNFKLFKQDSVFVNLDFSERLFYQLNLNSNIGVSGIIQSSNFLLEDDSYLKSSYDDYSKIGFGLSYHYFLKHPFRLMEGKSMLNVAVNSIRKKEKNFSWTEDLENKTVNQVEVGLKTFRLFELSKKHFLKAGAEFRGLLTKDDDFSENELYRIGGFGSFRGFNEESITANMYGFLSADYRFVPSEAFYIGLFADYGFIDNKRANLNTSLLSLGTGISFLTKMGIFNLSYAVGKTDETSFDFKESKIHFGILSQF; encoded by the coding sequence ATGCGATTTTTAGTTTACATATTTCTCTTTTTTTTCCAAACAATTTTGCTTTTTGGGCAAGAAAAAACGTATCATTTTTTTCGTTATAATGATGATTCAAAATCGTATACAAAAGATTTCGAAAGCAAAAATCTTGATTCATCTTTAGATTCGCTTCAAAAAACGGGTTATTATACTTTGACGATTGATTCGATAAAAAATGAAAAAGTTTATCTAAATAAAGGAAAATTGCACCAAACAATTTGGGTGAAGAACAATGAATTGTTCGAAAATAAAAATAATTATTTCCCAACAAATAATTTAGATTCTATTCTAAATAAAATCGCCAAAATCAACACTAATCAAGGTTATCCGTTTGCGCAAATAAAACTTGTTTCGAATGGTTTTGAAGAAAATGAACAGAAAATTGAATTGGTTTTAGACAAAGGAAATCAGCGCAAAATTGATGGTGTAAAATTGGTTGGTTACGAAAAATTATCCAAAGGTTATTTGCGTCATGGACTTAATATAAAAACCGGCGAAGTCTACAATGAACAGAAGTTGGCAACGATTTCGACATTAATGCAACAAACCAATTATATTGCAGAAGCGCAATTACCACAAACTTTATTTAAGCTCGATTCGACGATTTTATATTTGTATCCTCGCAAAGTGAATTCAAATTATTTTGATGGTGTTTTAGGTTTTGGAACTGATGATAACGGCGATTTTAGATTGAACGGAAATGTACAACTTTCGTTAAATAATGTGTTCAATAGTTTAGAGGAAATCAGGTTAAATTGGATTGGAACAGCGAATAAAAATACGTCGTTGAATATTGGTGTTAAAGTGCCTTATTTGTTCAAATCTGCGATTGGTTCGGAAACTAATTTCAAGCTTTTCAAGCAAGATTCTGTTTTTGTGAATTTGGATTTTTCGGAGCGATTATTTTATCAACTCAACCTCAACTCGAATATTGGTGTGAGCGGAATTATACAATCGTCTAACTTTTTGTTGGAAGATGATTCTTATCTAAAATCGAGCTACGACGATTATTCGAAAATTGGTTTTGGTTTGAGTTATCACTATTTCCTGAAACATCCTTTTCGTTTGATGGAAGGAAAATCGATGTTGAATGTTGCGGTAAATTCGATTCGTAAAAAAGAAAAGAATTTTTCGTGGACAGAAGATTTGGAAAATAAAACCGTCAATCAAGTTGAAGTTGGTCTAAAAACGTTTCGTTTGTTCGAATTATCCAAAAAGCATTTCTTAAAAGCTGGTGCAGAGTTTAGAGGTTTACTCACGAAAGACGATGATTTTTCCGAAAACGAATTGTACAGAATTGGTGGTTTCGGGAGTTTTAGAGGTTTTAACGAAGAAAGTATTACGGCAAATATGTACGGATTTCTGAGTGCAGATTATCGTTTTGTTCCAAGCGAAGCTTTTTATATTGGGCTTTTCGCCGATTATGGTTTTATTGATAACAAACGCGCAAATCTGAACACTTCTTTATTAAGTTTAGGAACTGGAATTTCTTTTTTAACGAAAATGGGAATTTTTAATTTGAGTTATGCAGTTGGTAAAACAGACGAAACTTCTTTCGACTTCAAAGAATCTAAAATCCATTTTGGGATATTAAGTCAGTTTTAA
- the cobC gene encoding alpha-ribazole phosphatase: protein MQVSVIRHTKVNVPSSVCYGQTDVELTDSFHQEVVQIHTKLENDFEVIFSSPLSRCQRLAETFSNEIIFDDRLKEFNFGDWEMKSWNEIPSEEIEPWYDDFVKTKTPNGESMQEMSARFFDFMDELRNAQYEKVLIVAHGGIIRLMWCYLLQIPIKNAFKIPVNYGEIFQFNLGKTNEEDFILRKE from the coding sequence ATGCAAGTTTCTGTAATTCGACATACAAAAGTTAATGTTCCTTCATCAGTTTGTTACGGGCAAACTGATGTGGAATTAACTGACTCTTTTCATCAAGAAGTGGTACAAATTCATACTAAACTTGAAAACGATTTTGAGGTAATTTTTTCAAGTCCGTTAAGTCGTTGTCAACGATTGGCAGAAACTTTCTCGAATGAAATTATTTTTGATGATCGATTAAAAGAATTCAATTTTGGAGATTGGGAAATGAAATCATGGAACGAAATTCCTTCGGAAGAGATAGAACCTTGGTACGACGATTTTGTCAAAACTAAAACGCCAAATGGCGAATCGATGCAAGAAATGTCTGCCCGTTTTTTTGATTTTATGGACGAATTACGAAATGCTCAATACGAAAAAGTATTAATTGTTGCGCATGGTGGAATCATTCGTTTGATGTGGTGTTATTTGTTGCAAATTCCAATCAAAAATGCATTCAAAATTCCTGTAAATTATGGCGAAATATTTCAGTTTAATTTAGGAAAAACGAATGAAGAAGATTTTATTTTGAGAAAAGAATAG
- a CDS encoding DUF3817 domain-containing protein: MLKLFKITGYLEAISAIVLFFIAMPMKYIWEDPTWVTYAGRVHGGLFVAYIILVYLLKEKYNWSWKIFMIFFVAAVIPGGTIWAEKRLIEGKKYKQMLSEEAK; the protein is encoded by the coding sequence ATGTTGAAATTATTTAAAATTACTGGATATTTAGAAGCTATTTCTGCGATAGTTTTGTTTTTTATCGCAATGCCAATGAAATATATTTGGGAAGATCCGACTTGGGTAACGTACGCAGGACGCGTACACGGAGGATTGTTTGTAGCTTATATTATATTGGTTTATTTATTGAAGGAAAAATACAATTGGTCTTGGAAAATTTTTATGATCTTTTTTGTTGCTGCAGTTATTCCTGGAGGAACAATTTGGGCAGAAAAAAGATTAATTGAAGGTAAAAAATACAAACAAATGTTGTCTGAAGAAGCGAAATAA
- a CDS encoding DUF2071 domain-containing protein: MKIPTIHGIIERRMLINFCVEPHYIEKILPRPFRLKLYKGKAIAGICLIRLKDIKPKGLPDFVGVNSENAAHRIAVEWDENGVTKEGVYIPRRDTSLKLNALVGGRVFPGKHYFAKFNVIEENDNYHLDFTSSDDTRIEIDAKKAFEFNSNSIFETLDEVSKFFEYGSVGYSPNGNNFEGLKLETYNWEVEPLEVSHVKSSFFEDETIFPKGSVQFDNAILMTNIEHEWKSLEKIKCL, encoded by the coding sequence ATGAAAATTCCTACAATTCATGGTATTATAGAACGCAGAATGTTAATCAATTTTTGTGTAGAACCACACTATATTGAGAAGATTTTGCCCCGACCTTTTCGTCTAAAATTGTACAAAGGAAAAGCAATTGCAGGAATTTGTTTGATCCGATTGAAAGATATAAAACCAAAAGGTTTGCCTGATTTTGTAGGAGTGAATTCTGAAAATGCAGCGCATCGAATTGCGGTTGAATGGGATGAAAATGGCGTGACAAAAGAAGGTGTATATATTCCGAGGCGAGATACTTCGCTAAAATTGAATGCACTTGTTGGTGGTCGAGTTTTTCCTGGCAAACATTATTTTGCGAAGTTTAATGTTATAGAAGAAAACGATAATTATCATTTAGATTTCACGAGTTCTGACGATACACGAATTGAAATTGATGCTAAAAAAGCTTTTGAATTTAATTCTAATTCGATTTTCGAAACGTTGGATGAGGTGTCAAAATTCTTCGAGTATGGTTCTGTCGGTTATTCTCCAAATGGAAATAATTTTGAAGGTTTAAAACTCGAAACCTATAATTGGGAAGTAGAACCTTTGGAAGTTTCACATGTAAAATCAAGCTTTTTTGAAGATGAAACGATTTTCCCAAAAGGTTCTGTTCAGTTTGATAATGCAATTCTTATGACAAATATCGAGCATGAATGGAAGTCGTTAGAAAAGATAAAATGTTTGTAA